tttgaagaaagctgcccacaaagatctagcaatgtgGCATCGATTTCCCCTTTCCCGATGTtagtttgaatctggcgccaagtcaaaggggatctccaggtatctaacaacagtgatgtcatcaagcagtggTTGCAGCGAATCAAATTgaggaattctcacagacagcaaaccaggaagtaaaatgctctGAATATATTTCACTTTTTAATGTTATTAAATATATGATtggaacatacacatgggattaaggtagaaactgaaaACACCAAACAAATTTGACATTCTGTAAACATAAAGTTAGCTTTACAGGACCTGAATGGCTTTTCAacaataattatgaacttagtacgtcGTTAAAAACAGTTACGCAACATTCAACAAAGTGTAAATCTTTCAAgggttttacagtgagactaattgTGTAAAAGGGCAACTTCTcaacagttcagtgatttctaattgattgcagtctgcagagacttcaaCAATGCACCCTATGGAAAAGCAAAGaatcactgacagtaacttctgaATTTCTGCATTTAACTCCACATGTGTgggctccagaagttgctgtcagcttcagaggagtaatgactgtGAACATTGACAGTTTCATTGTCATTACGGCTGCAGAATTCAGGTCAGTGTTCCTCACTATGGTTCAAGTAGAAGAGTTGCTCACTGAACACACTGGGAGGATATGGCCTCTTCTGAGAGCCCTTCTCTCCTTCATTTCCTCTCTATTGCAGCAGCTTCTGCATGGCCTCTTTTCattaagtcatgctgtattccaaaggGAATGCCTACTACTACACTCATATCTGAGAGCAACTGGTTTGTGAAAAAAAGCCTTCAAGTCAGCAAAgcatccttcagcacctgccacaccactccctgtagacttctgcAACTTTAGACAactttagaaagcaccaaacacttttaAAAtagcagcaacagccagaagaaatcaagcaGCAACTAATCTATAAGTGGTTGATGATCGCTTTATGTAGCACTGATGGGGGTCCTTCctcctgctgaatgtgtgttcagctgcacGAGGTTATGGGAGGGCATTTCTTTCAGCTTTGAGCTCTAAGATGCCATTGCTGGCGTCAAATCAGTATTGCATCCTGATTAAcgacatgatctgcctgctctgcatacttccagcagtcGTTCACCAATATGGTGTCTAGTGCGATTCACCCCACAGTGTGCAAGCATACCACGGAAACCATTTTGGAACTCTCAGGGCATCTACAAAATGCGTGCTAACAATCCCAATTTCTCACCCTTGAACTCCGTGAGTTAAATTACGAGGAGGATCTAGGAttgaattccctggaatttagaaggttaagggataatCTGATCGAGGTTTCCAAAATATTAAGGGAAACGGATAGGTTAGATAGCTGTGGACGCCATTTTGGATCTCTAAGGCCATTCGGCGCATCCAAAAGGACAGGCGCAAATTGCTGGAAGTGCGAGGCAGTAATGGAGCGGCAAGATCGACAAGGCATTTGTGACCTAGGTGAAAGATGGAACaaatattaattaattaaatttaaggaTAGGGAAGAAACAAAGTGAACCACGGAGAAGGAAATAAGGTGAATTAGTCTAAATTAGATACAGGAGAAATAGAGGGAAAGGGAAACACTGGATTGAAAGAGAAAAATGAGGCCAcaagaaaaagtttttaaaaaccTTCATATTTTAGAATTTGTAAAACCACAGGAAAAATTTACAGGAGTGAGACTCCACAATTTCAATTGTTCCTTTTCTGGGCCTCCCAAGATTGAGTGACATGTCAGGACCATTAATTTACCCCATTTATAGGGGTCTTACATCATGAAGTAGCCTCCCTAACTTTCTACAACAAGTTTAATTCATGTTTTTGGTGCAAATCCAGCAATTTCACAGGGAGGTTGACAGCGAGCCCTTGGTTATGCCAGGCTATAACAGCAGAGCACTGCAAATCATCCAACAATTTGTGGTGATTCCTATCTCTTCATCGTCACAAATTGCTGTTTCTTTTTTGTACTAATAATGACCTATTTTGTGAACTCTGGGCTAATATGTCAATCTGAACATTCAGAGCATCAGGGCATTCAGGAATGAGCAAGGGCTCATTCAGCTCATTGAAGCTCAAGCCCAACTCATACACTACAACATCCATCCCTATTTCGAATATTCCTATGTTTTGTTCTCTACTATTCCAAGCCTTGGCAACTATAAGCTTACAAACTAATCAATGACCCTTAATGGAGCAATGTTCCACAGGTCTCGGCAGTTCCTCagtacctcacacaagtggtcacacACTATATGCAAGCTCAGATAGTGAGCGCTGGCCATTCAACCTTGGACAGCACAACTTCTGATCCCAAACTTGCCCCTACTTCACATCCTCACATGCATGCCGTCCCAATTAGACACCATTGGACAACAGCTGGAAACAGGAAACTGCTCCTTCCGTTATCATTCAACAGCAATGAATTAAGAACATACAGacataaaaacttgcatttatattggccTCCCATGTCCTCAAGACACTCCAAAGTACATCACAGCCAATTAACTGCTTTTGAAAcacagccactgttgtaatgtaaacaaacacagtagccaatttgtgcacagcaaggttctacaaacagcaatgagataaataaccagagaagctgttttagtggtgttgattaAAGGATAACTGGGGCCAGGATACTGGCAGATGAGGTCTCGGTTTAATACCACCTCCTCCAATAGTGTACCCTTCCCTCAGTTCTGTACCAAAGTGTCAGCCTATATTATTTGCTCAAATCTGTGAAATGGGTCTTGAACCTACTTACTCTGGGCAACAAAAGctacaactgagccaagctgacatcaATTTAAATacacaaaaaaacaaattaaatgaaTATTAGGAATTCTCTACAAAGCCTACCTTTTGCATTAACTTCAGGGCACAGGCTAGTGGTCCAACAGAATACTGCTGGGATGTTTTGAgagttgaactgtcacaaatactaTACATTCTTTGAATGGAATGTTGAAGTTTTCCCATTAGCAACACGATTAACATTAAGTGATATAACAACCGATGTGCCaaccacttttaatgtaataaagatCAGCTTAATTGATGCGATGCGGAGGGTTGCTTCATTGATATTTTGCAGGTAGGGTAAGGAAATTTATTAGAAAATTCTGAAGAGTACATTTGAGTCATTCAAAAATCTGCAAACTAAAGTATCTCTTCACAAATAATTAGAATTATAGAAGCTGGTTCTAAAGTCTTTCCTAGATTGGGTCTGCAGCTGATTTTAGCTAATGGATTGTTGGCCATTAACAAAAATCAGCTTCCTCTTTTTGACATGGTTTGTTGGCTTCTTGCACACATGAGGAGAAAGCTTATTTCTGTTTGGTATTTGCTGCAAAGTTATAAACGCATTGGTGCTCGGGTCTATGGTTTCACCAAGAATAATGAAAGAAGGAAATCTACTCCTGTAGGTGCTAGTGCATTCCAGAATTAGTTGATGTCCTGAGAGCCATTTAAAAATAATATCCAGAAAATCTAAGCGATTCTAGTCCAATCAATGGTCTGGATTATGTTGTCGGCGGGTGCAGCAAATGGCAGCTGCCCTGCATGGGACCCGTGCCACCGCTCCACCACAATAACGTGGTGGGTGGACACTTAACATATTGACGGCGGCTGCCCCCCTCAATTACATGGTGGGAGCAGCATTGGCAACGCCATTCACCGCATCACctggtgcaggagcaggtgctggcgtcatttttaaaaggctgccagatctgcaaacagttcaacataatgcagagttaagcccttccctccccttccccatacaaatcatggagagctgacccccttccccacctctgtgtcgccagcttctcctggatgggaaagtgaaggtacaTGAGTGCTGCATGACGAGCTCaaaattgggaactgaaggtaagctcGCCGCGAAtcaaatttaaatttatgcagagaggtattttaaatatttaaagcagggTTCCATCGCAGAGTGGTGGAggtgccaccatggagcctcaccaccgccaggaagatcgggcccagcggtCCCGACGTCAGACTCCATGGCAGCCGCTGCTGCTCCAATTCTCCGGCTCCCCCATCACGAAACCCGACGCCAGGCTGAGAATAAAATACAGCCCAATTTCATCCAAACGGGAATGTGGCTGATATAAATATTTGCAAAAATATAAACATTTTCATCTTTTTTTAATATAGTTTGAGAAAACATTGTACAAGATGATTAAATTCCTCTTTTGACATGCAGTTTCTCCATTACAAGTGACCTTCCTTTCCCCTCTTCCATATTTCCAGCAATATAATTCATTCCACACCGAGAAGGCTGATTGTGACCACACCAGTAGCTGGGGAGGAAGCCCCTCGCTGAACTTTGTATCACCCCAGGAAAACACTTCTCACCAGGAGAACAATGAACTTCTTAATGCCTCATCACATGGGCTTCCTTTCACCTATACCTATGGACACTTCCCCCTGGACCCCCAAGTGTTTGTCAGCAAAAAACAGATGACGCCTAATAGGATAGCTCAGAGTCAAAGGTCACCTTGTGAAACAGCAAGATTCTATGTGGGTGCATTTCAGGCAACTACTGACAGCTGCTGGCATTTGACAAGTTCATCATCAACTCAAAGTCGGTCTCCCTCGAAGAGTCTGCAGGATCACCCTATCAGTGAATCCCAGTATTGCTCTGCACAGAATTACCAGTGTAAGTTATGCTGTTATACTGAGAGCTGCCTAAAATATGTACTTTATACAGGTTTTCATTTgagtcaaagtgctttacagtcaattcatttCTTTAAGGTACAATCTCTGTTACATAGGCAAATGCAGCAACTATTATAtgtaactcatctagtcccactcccccacattttccctgtagccctgcaaatgttttcgcttcaggtaattatccaatataATAAAACTTAGTCTACACATCAGTTATTTGCTCGCTTGAAATGGTTTTAACACAGTTCCTAAAAGTTATTTTCAGTGCTACTTTAAAGCTAAATTGTACATTATGAGATTAATTAAAATAGAATtctttaaaggaaaacaacaaaaaATAACTTTTAGATATGTAAACCTTTTTGGTATCTTTCCTTCGGAGTCTCGTAGACTACTTGATGAGCCAGGAACTCACTTTACATTGATTTCATTATAGGCTTGTATTGGAATAGAGGCCCACACTCCAGCCCTCTAACCAGTGTGTATgattaattgttggagatttagAATGTTATGTACCTGGGATGAAGTGTCTGGAGTGACACTCTCTTGTCCTCATGGATGCACCTGTCGCTGGGCGAGTACCATGAAGTAGTTAAGTTAGACACTGCAAGGCAAATCAATAATTTTTACAGAGGTGAAGAAATGTGAAGGCAAGATAAtaaaactgcacacacacacacacaatatttgAATAAGAAAACAAAAGAATTAATGTAGCAATGAAAAAACTACAGCAAACAACCACCAATTTCACTTTGGTCAACAAAAGTTCCCAGTTGTAAGGGTCCTGTCAATTTGTGTACGATAATGTGCCTAATTAAAATTTCAATTGCTCATCACCATGGACAAAATTTGACAAAATGTTAGCTTCAAATGCATTTTGCTGTTTCAAGAGGGTTCTTGATCAAAATAAGATTTTTTTAAAAGTTCATGCCTTGATTTGCATTTGAATTTAAGTGCCTGTCAAGTATCCAATTATGTGCTGTACACAATGTCAAGTGGCAATTACTAGGGTTATAGGACTACGAATAGCTATTTGGGTCACTCTCATTCAAATGTGGAAGAAAAGTTACAAGAATTAACCTCTATAGTTGACCTTGCTGGACATAACCCAAGTAGTGATATTAAATGGAATGTCAAGCATCACTGAAAGTCACTAATAACTAAATGTAACCAGATTAACAATTAACTGACACCCTCTAGAAACAAATTACTTTTCTCCAAAAAATAGGTAGTCTATAAAATACATTCCCAAAAGCTCAAAAAATCCCTACAGCTCTTTGAGGCAGCAAAAAAAATGACTGCAATATGCCTTCAAATTGATCATCTTTGTTAACTGATAATTTATGTCATCCGCCACATTACAAAAGCGTTAACTTAATTTTATGTCTCATAAATTAGATCAAAGCTGTCTTTGAATCttgggggttttacacaggttactAAACTTCTCAAAACATTGCTTTCACCATTCAGCATATCATCTAAACATCTCAATTTAATTATTGGCTTGTAAACAATCCATTAACCTGCCTCAGCTGACTGAATTCAAGTGCTGATTTATATAGTGATCCAAAGTACGTAAATCCATTAAGATTAAATGGACATGGTAGCTTCCTTTGCAGTTCCCAAAGTTCCAAAATGCCAGCGACAACATATGGTAGAGTTTCTTGTTTTAATATTAAATCAGCCACTGGTGACATTTTTCAAAAGTAACTGGTATCGTTAATAGGATTCTTGAATGGATTGGTTTGCTAGCACCTTAATTGGATGCTGAAAATAATTGGATATTGACTAAACAAACTAGCCTAATTGGAAACACCAGTTGCCAATTTAGTGCTCATTCAACAGCTATTGCACCCCATCACATTGCGCCTAACAATTTCTTAATATGTTCTTTTCATTTAGGTGTATTGCCTAACGACAGGCATTATGAAGGAGCAACGTCTGCCACCTTCTCAAGTTGTGCATCATCAAGACCAAACAATAAATATAAGGAAGAACCTTACATTAACCCTGTAAAGCAAAACAAAGTAGAATTATTGCTGCCTGCGCAGCATGTTATCAAGGAAGAGTGTAAGGTACTGTTCAAACATAATTCTCAGGAGAAATTATGCAATGATGAAAAGTGTTTTTCAACTTCTTTGAATAATTCGTTATTAACTAAGTCAGACTGTGATGCAGCCAAGCCAATGGCAAGGATAAGCCAACAACTTTTACCAACCCAAACACCATATGAACCAACTAGGAGAATTTGTATGAAAGAGCTCCAGTACGAACATGGCAACCACCACAAACCCAACCTGGACAACATGAATAATGTTAGGGGTATTACAAAACTGAATGAAGGGCGGGTACACGAACAGCAGGAACCATTTTGTATGGGGACATCAGGACAAACCCAGCTTGGATCCTTAAGTTATGGCCAGTTCTTTGCCAAGCATACCTTCCAAAGATCACCTTGTGCGGTTACAGGCTACATCATGGAAAATCGAGGATATGCTGCTGATGAGAAGAATTCTTTTGACTATAGAAATCCAAGTCCAGCATTGAACTCTTCACCAGAACTGCACCAAGAGCCTGTCCTTCCACATTACATAGGAACATCTGTCATCATAACAAATGGGAGGTGACAAGGAATGTATTCATGTAGAGGGCGCATTTGTTACGAAGTAACGAAATAAGAACTTTTCCAGGTACTACAGGAATCTAGGTTTGCAGCTGTACTGGCAAACCATGTATAACATACCCCAAAGCTCGAAAACCTTATTCTGTAGTCTTGAGTTGCTGATGCGTTTTTTTTGTCTCTGAAGTTTCAAGTCTAAGTCAATACATCCTaagaagacaaatacagaaaacgtCATCACTTGTGCAATATCCAAAATGTGGACATGTGGAACCATTCACAGAATGTTGCATTGCCTTCTTATTTGCATTATGGACAGTATGCTTTCCCCCACTAATAACTACTATCTTATTGACTTATATACAACAGACACTATCAATGACAAACAGAAAATTATTTCTTGTCTGTATTGTAAGGTCTTATTTCAGACTCATGAAGGAATAATACTATGTATTAAATGATTGCAGTTATCAAAAACAAGGTCCTTTATTGCTCTGCAGTTTACGCAAAATGCAAATTTGGCCCATGCATTACTCAGTGTTGTAACTCAGAACTTTTAAACAACAAGCTGCTGCTTCTGTGGAAGTCCATGAGAACCAAGTGGTCTTTGCCAAGCTAAATTGTTTCTAAACCACAAATCAAACACAATGGTTTTACATAGACACAAGTATGGGAAACACTCACAGAAAGTGTTGTGCTGAACGATCAAGTGCATAACTGCAGACTACTCCCTTGCTAACCCCTTAACAGAAGAGTTTCACATTGATGTCTCCAGTAGACCAAACATAAAAAAACATGTAGCACATATGCTGTCTCTGTAAAATACAGATGTATTTATCAGAATTGTCACTCAAAAGTCAACGGTGAGAGTTTATTCACATTTTGAATAGAGCAAGAAAAAAACCTTACAATGACACATGAATTCCATTAATTAAATGAGAATTACATCAAAAGGGGATGAGTTTTGGCCCCATCAGAAACATCTGTTTAAAGGACACTATTAAAACATAGGCTGATCTAGTTTTATTACTTATTACAGAAATTAACCTTAAATACAGCTGTCAGATTTCTGTCTTACTAATGTCAATTCACACAAGCTGTTTAATTCAGGAATTTAGCTAATCATCTCAGAACATTTTAGAAAGAATATATAAATAGTAAATAGGGGTTGGTTACTAAGTTGGCTAGTATGGTGCAGAATAACACCACCCCGTACCAGCTGAAGTAGTTCTTGGGGCCTGCCTCTTGGTCTTGCCATAGTGATATAATGGCATGAACGATGATTAGCAACTCTTGGACAGCAAGGATGCTACATCAAGAAAGAGAAATAGTAAATTTTGTTCTGGGGGGGTTGGGGAAAGAACATGAACCACTTAAATGTGTTCATTCTACAGAACTGCATTATTAATATCTACCTATAACACATTAAAAATCTTCATtggcacattgggctggattttactccaAGTGGCAAACAAGTAGCACTTGCCATTCCTTAGATTTGCCCATTGACCTTCTATGGGCGTTTGTGCTGGACGTTCCAGTCAACCAAACAGCACAGCGCCCTCAAAACACCATCTGGGACCTGTGGGACCAGGTCAATCAactatgtatctccttaaccaatcagattgaagaattattAATGAGCAGCGCAATCTGAGCCAGCAAATGTCAACTAgcatatttaattcaatgtcaaatcagatacagatagcgaaataaagaaagggaaagaaaactTGGATTAAGAGAGGGAGAGGTAAAAGCGACAGGAcgaaaaagatttttttaaaattacatgGAGGCTGTACACCTACCCTTATACAAGCTTAGCTCATTATCTGGCAATGATTTCTATTACAAATTCCTATTTCCATATTTGTACTGGAAACTTGTCAATCACATCTTCCTGCCAGGGGAAAACAGGATGAAACACATGACTTTAAAATGGGAACTGAAGTATATCTGTGTGCTGTGGTCCAGTAATCCCCTGCCCTCTAACTCTGCTTCATCTGAATTCATCATTTAATCATGACACCCATTGTGTAACACAAGGGAAATCAATTAGTATATTTTTTAAAACTCTCTCTGCTTTCACCAGGCTTTTCTGTTCAATTTGTGAGATCTAATTGGTCCGAGGGACCACAGCTGGCAGATCTCCCATAATAGGACATACGTACCCTCtcttatgggattaatgtaggattagtataagtgggtggttgttggtcggcacagactcggtgggccaaagggcctgtttcagtgctgtatctctctatgactctctgactctatcactctcctGATTTTCTGCTAATAGTGTGCTGAGAAAAACGTATCAGATTCAAGATTCAGTATCTATTCATTGCCATCTTGCCCCATGGCCTACTGTTTTAATATCTGCACTAGTCAGATAAGTGGCCTAATGGAATCAGCTAGGACATAAAGCAGTGTATGGGGAAAATGAGAAGAGGCCATGAAGAATGAAACCATGTTCAGGGGCAAcagaggaacataagaacaggagtaggccattcaatccctcaaacttgttccgccattcaatgaaattgtggctgatctgttacctaacttcatatacctgccttttccTCATAACCCCTAATACCTTTGCTTAATGAAAATCGATCAATCTGAGATGTGAAATAAACAACTGACCCAGCATCAACTGTTGTTTGCAGAAGAAAATTCCAAATTCCTACCATCTTTTGCATATCAAAGTGGttcttaacttcactcctgaaaggccttgttccaatttttaggctatgtcccaGAGTCCATTTTCCCCAACAAGCagagatagtttctctctatctaccctattagttcccCGAAATATCTCAGaaaactttgaacaaatcaccctttaatcttctaaatttcagtgactacaaccctagtttgtgtaatctctcctcgtaatgtaactcttggagtccaggggTGAGAAATTGGGTTTGTTAGTATCTGTTTTTTGGGTGCCCTCAGAGATCCAAAATGGTAGCCACAGTATGCACACGCACCTGCGGGGTGAATTGTGCCAGATGCCACGCTGGTGAGGGAGTTAGCACCCGCGCAGTGAGCAGCCACCGGAAGTAGGCAGAGAagacagatcatgatgtcaatcagcatgcaacactgatttaatgccagcactgccattttggagctcaaagctCCAGCCAATGGCTTCTCTTAACCTCATACAGCTGAACATATGCTCAGCAACAGGAAGGACCctgcaccagtgctatttaaaaccATCATCAACAGGCTAGCTGCTATTTGATTCCTTCTGGCTGTTGTTTTGATTCTACAAGAGTTTGGTGCTTTTTATAATTGTTTCCAGTTGCTAAAGTTTACAggcagtggtgtggcaggtgctgaaggaatttttgctgacttcaaggcttctgcacaaaccagttgctctcaCACATGGGTGCATTAGTAGTCATTCCACTTGGAATACAGCATCACTTAGAGGCCTGGATTTTACTGAGTTCCCAACATCGGGCTTCATGGTAGGGGGAGCCGGAGGATCGTTCCGGAAgcagcccgccacagagcccgatgctGGGACTGCCgagcccgatcttcccggtggcggtgAGGCTTCGTGGCGGCACCCCTGCCAGTGGGCGACGGGacccggattaacatatttaaattaatggaaTGAATGCATCTgaataaaatcaacagcgatcttaccttcgggCCGCGATCTGAGTGGCAGccagcactcacacgccttcacttacccatccagggaaagcaggtACCAAGTGGTGAGGAAAGGGAgatcttatgatttttagtgcagtggggtggggggtgggggggggggggggaggaacagGCTCAAATGCAAATTACTAATGTAGGGGAGGGTGAGAAGGGGAGACgtctgcactttgatcagtttggggGACGAAGGTCAAGAGttgaagataagtgttttgggggttggAGAGAGAAAATGttaaatttaattgttattgggggagaaGGGGGCAATAGATTTATTGGCAGTACATTGGGGGGGGGtcaccctttaaaaatttaaatgacccagcagggctggctgcacaggcagctgacaccattgctggtgtCGGAGAGCCAcgtgattttgggggggggggtggggggagcagcttGATCTGCTCATTATCCTGGGCCGCATCAAGGAAGGTTGCAGAGCATGGTGGCACAAGGCCTGcacatgcaggctgccattttcTCACTCATggcaggagaagaaaatccagcccagagaatgAGCAGAAGCCATGCAGAGTAAGACAGGGTGCTGGAAGTGGAGAAGGAGTAGaatggctctcagcaggaggccatatctgtccatagtgttcagtgtgtaatctctgctgccctctgtcctatcaacactttcccttttgttctcctgggccccacccccactttacctgcttaaaacctattgcatttctaacctttgccagttctgatgaaaggtcacagacctgaaacattaactctgcttcaatctccacagatactgccagacctgctaggtatttccagcacttcctgtttttatttagctaaacagtactttgtaagttaTTAATACTAAGGTATTTCCCTTTAACTTATTAAAGCACTTGAAAACCCCACggcacatttatatgttacacagtgtccTCATTGAAATGATATCTTTTctgctaaaagtcccaaactcctcccagttgcaatgggttggatctcccagtccttctcaaagtcaatgacctctttgctcacttctttcgATCAATTTCGACCTGGACTTCCGTGAATAAGGTGatttctggtgaccctgttggtcctTTTCCCTCTGCAAACCTTAGCTTTTGTActgggttcaagtcttagcagcctttcgatatatcagtcttctgagagcaTGTGTTTTCCCTCACTATCTCTTCTGAGGCTTCCACTGCTGGGCTTTGTGTTCTGGTCATCCTTACAGACTCCTGACTTCTGAaagtctgttgaatttatccagaatcaaaagtcaatagccattTGTCTTTTCTAATATtcagagtccacaagtctggccacagcagaaccacccaggccttcctttgtttccaggtgttaaaaatttcaaCTCAAGATTGCATCTTCAGAGCCCCTGGGTCCCTTTTTAGAAGCTGTGACTCCGGGAGAgaaaaacccattgttcttcaggtgttacgaccttgcattctgctttctaaagggtctttgatctgggctcCAGGTTTGCATGGTAAACAGGATCCCTGTCTTGTCTCTAGGTagagttggtgtgaggtcacatgtcttttCTGAATCCTTATAACattacattaaaaatcacagtttttaaaaacataatcaaactacaaagtccagtgttcataacacatCCCCTTAAAATAGAGAATTCATTATCGTAGTAATGATTTTTCTATGACATTATCAACATAAATACTTTCATCATTAACATTTTAATGTTCACACAGGCAACAACAATATTTTATATCTCTGAGTTGTTTTTCTCCATTATACTCTTTCTTCAAATTCTGGACAGAGCATCGGCAATTATATTGCTCTTTTCTGTAACATATACAATCTTTAGGGTAAATGGTTgtaacattaaactccatctgaataATCTTGGTCTTGAATTTCTCTAGAAACCTAAATGGATTATGATCAGTGTAAACGGTTATTTCCCCTTGGCCATTATTGACGTATGCTTCAAAATATTGAAGAGCTAATACGAGACCAAGAGCCTCCTTTTCAATAGTGGAGTACGT
The genomic region above belongs to Heterodontus francisci isolate sHetFra1 chromosome 10, sHetFra1.hap1, whole genome shotgun sequence and contains:
- the sim2 gene encoding single-minded homolog 2 isoform X2, whose protein sequence is MARELGSHLLQTLDGFVFVVASDGKIMYISETASVHLGLSQVELTGNSIYEYIHPSDHDEMTAVLTAHQPLHPHLLQEYEIERSFFLRMKCVLAKRNAGLTCGGYKVIHCSGYLKIRQYVFDVALYDGCYQIVGLVAVGHSLPPSAITEIKLHSNMFMFRASLDLKLIFLDSRVAELTGYEPQDLIERTLYHHVHGCDVFHLRYAHHLLLVKGQVTTKYYRLLSKHGGWVWVQSYATIVHNSRSSRPHCIVSVNYVLTDIEYKELQLSLDQTTASKSSFPYKMLLSTSHESQKQLKPKISKLKSKLKTSPYPQQYNSFHTEKADCDHTSSWGGSPSLNFVSPQENTSHQENNELLNASSHGLPFTYTYGHFPLDPQVFVSKKQMTPNRIAQSQRSPCETARFYVGAFQATTDSCWHLTSSSSTQSRSPSKSLQDHPISESQYCSAQNYQCVLPNDRHYEGATSATFSSCASSRPNNKYKEEPYINPVKQNKVELLLPAQHVIKEECKVLFKHNSQEKLCNDEKCFSTSLNNSLLTKSDCDAAKPMARISQQLLPTQTPYEPTRRICMKELQYEHGNHHKPNLDNMNNVRGITKLNEGRVHEQQEPFCMGTSGQTQLGSLSYGQFFAKHTFQRSPCAVTGYIMENRGYAADEKNSFDYRNPSPALNSSPELHQEPVLPHYIGTSVIITNGR